From a single Lolium rigidum isolate FL_2022 chromosome 7, APGP_CSIRO_Lrig_0.1, whole genome shotgun sequence genomic region:
- the LOC124670729 gene encoding probable potassium transporter 14: protein METGSGGAGGRLPKTESAEMRWVVPGGAYEEDEIDSSDDGGGGTDTPTAAFGSRGGCSDADEDEEDSLLRQRLVRTGPRADSFDVEALDVPGLYRHQEFTVGRSIVLALQTLGVVFGDVGTSPLYTFDIMFNKYPNTSKEDVLGALSLVIYTLILIPFLKYTLIVLWGNDDGEGGIFALYSLICRNAKASLLPNQLPSDTRITSFQLKVPSVELERSLRIKERLETSSMLKKLLLMLVLFGTSMVIADGVVTPAMSVMSAVNGLKVGISSVNEGEVVMITVAFLIVLFSLQRFGTSKVGLAVGPTLFIWFCCLSGIGIYNIMTYGSEVLRAFNPIYIYYYFERNPPQAWMSLGGCLLCATGSEAMFADLCYFSVRSVQLTFVCLVLPCLLLGYLGQAAFLMENLTKNEQVFFLSIPNQVFWPVVFIATLAALIASRTMTTAIFSIIKQATALGCFPRLKIIHTSRKFMGQIYIPVMNWFLLVSCLAFVTTFGSINEIGNAYGIAELGVMMMTTILVTIIMLLIWQVNIIVVLCFLTLFLGLELFFFSSVLGSVADGSWVLLVFAAVLYLVMYIWNYGTKLKYETEVKQKLSMDLMMDLGCNLGTVRAPGIGLLYNELVRGVPAIFGHFLTTMPAIHSMIIFVCIKWVPVPVVPQNERFLFRRVCPKNYHMFRCIARYGYKDVRKENPQTFEQLLIESLEKFIRREAQERSLESDENGDIDSEEEIASTSSRVLVGPNGSIYSLGVPLLADCAGVSNPTLGSNTSLDGSLDETMDGRRSLDNELSFIHKAKESGVVYLLGHGDIRARKESFFAKKLVINYFYAFLRKNCRRGIATLSIPHTRLMQVAMQYMV, encoded by the exons ATGGAGACGggaagcggcggcgccggcgggaggCTGCCGAAGACGGAGTCGGCGGAGATGCGCTGGGTGGTCCCCGGCGGCGCCTACGAGGAGGATGAGATCGACAGCTCCGACGACGGTGGGGGCGGCACAGACACCCCGACGGCTGCCTTCGGCTCCCGCGGCGGCTGCTCGGacgccgacgaggacgaggaggactcgCTGCTACGCCAGCGCCTCGTGCGCACCGGCCCCCGCGCCGATTCCTTCGACGTCGAAGCTCTGGATGTCCCTGGCTTGTACCGCCACCAG GAATTTACCGTGGGCAGGAGTATTGTGTTGGCTCTTCAGACATTAGGTGTTGTCTTTGGAGATGTTGGTACTAGCCCGCTGTACACTTTCGATATAATGTTCAACAAATACCCTAACACTTCAAAGGAGGATGTGCTTGGAGCGCTCTCGCTAGTAATATACACTCTGATACTAATACCATTTCTGAAGTATACACTGATTGTTTTATGGGGAAATGATGATGGAGAAG GAGGGATTTTCGCTTTATACTCTCTAATATGCAGGAATGCAAAGGCTAGTTTGCTCCCAAACCAACTGCCCTCTGACACCCGCATAACAAGTTTCCAACTCAAGGTACCATCCGTAGAACTTGAGAGATCTTTGAGGATCAAGGAGCGCCTCGAGACTTCATCTATGCTAAAGAAACTACTTTTGATGCTTGTTCTTTTTGGTACTTCTATGGTGATAGCGGATGGTGTTGTTACACCAGCGATGTCAG TGATGTCTGCTGTTAATGGCCTGAAGGTTGGAATATCTAGTGTTAATGAAG gTGAAGTGGTCATGATAACAGTTGCATTTCTTATTGTTCTGTTCAGTCTGCAAAGGTTTGGAACAAGCAAAGTTGGGCTTGCTGTTGGACCTACCCTGTTCATATGGTTTTGCTGCCTTTCTGGGATAGGAATTTATAACATTATGACATATGGTTCAGAAGTATTACGGGCATTCAATCCTATATATATCTACTATTATTTTGAAAGAAACCCCCCTCAAGCTTGGATGTCTCTTGGGGGCTGCCTTTTATGTGCAACAG GATCAGAGGCAATGTTTGCTGATTTATGCTACTTTTCTGTTAGATCTGTTCAG CTTACCTTTGTGTGTCTTGTTCTTCCATGCCTTCTACTGGGTTACCTAGGGCAAGCTGCATTTCTTATGGAAAACTTGACTAAAAATGAGCAGGTCTTCTTTTTGTCTATCCCGA ATCAGGTGTTCTGGCCAGTGGTGTTTATAGCTACTCTGGCAGCACTAATTGCTAGTCGTACAATGACAACTGCTATTTTCTCAATCATTAAGCAGGCCACAGCTCTTGGTTGTTTCCCCCGCCTCAAGATTATTCACACTTCTAGAAAGTTCATGGGTCAAATATACATCCCAGTCATGAACTGGTTTTTGCTGGTTTCATGTCTTGCATTTGTTACGACATTTGGGAGCATTAATGAGATAGGCAATGCATATG GCATAGCTGAACTTGGGGTCATGATGATGACTACTATATTGGTGACCatcataatgcttctgatatggCAGGTCAACATCATTGTAGTTCTATGCTTTCTCACCCTCTTCCTGGGCCTGgagttatttttcttttcttcagtACTGGGCAGCGTAGCAGATGGAAGTTGGGTTCTTTTGGTATTTGCAGCTGTACTCTATTTGGTAATGTACATATGGAACTATGGAACCAAGTTGAAGTACGAAACTGAGGTTAAGCAAAAACTGTCGATGGATTTAATGATGGATCTAGGCTGCAATCTAGGTACAGTCAGAGCCCCTGGAATTGGGTTGCTTTATAATGAACTCGTCAGGGGGGTTCCTGCAATCTTTGGTCACTTCCTGACTACAATGCCTGCTATTCATTCAATGATCATTTTTGTCTGCATCAAGTGGGTTCCTGTTCCTGTTGTACCTCAGAATGAAAGGTTTCTCTTTCGCCGGGTCTGCCCAAAGAACTACCATATGTTTCGCTGCATCGCTAG GTATGGGTACAAGGACGTACGCAAGGAGAACCCTCAAACGTTTGAGCAGCTACTGATAGAAAGCCTTGAGAAATTTATACGCCGAGAAGCCCAAGAGCGCTCCCTGGAGAGTGATGAGAATGGTGACATCGACTCTGAAGAGGAGATTGCGTCAACCTCATCAAGAGTTCTTGTTGGTCCAAATGGCAGCATCTACTCTCTTGGCGTTCCACTCCTTGCCGACTGTGCCGGTGTTTCAAATCCAACTTTGGGGTCGAACACGTCACTAGATGGATCCCTGGACGAGACAATGGATGGAAGGCGAAGCCTAGACAACGAGCTCTCCTTCATTCACAAGGCCAAGGAGTCGGGTGTTGTTTACCTTCTTGGGCACGGCGACATCAGAGCTCGGAAGGAGTCCTTCTTCGCCAAGAAGTTAGTGATCAACTATTTCTACGCGTTCCTGAGGA